In the genome of Triticum urartu cultivar G1812 chromosome 5, Tu2.1, whole genome shotgun sequence, one region contains:
- the LOC125509108 gene encoding L-type lectin-domain containing receptor kinase IX.1-like, translating into MSSHHFVIMVFSFCSLLFSIHVPFATSLSFSFNFSDPGSYCAPDADIACAGDAFFHAPFMELTMNDISEGNNHSIGRVWYAQPVPLWDKATGEVASFNTSFSFQIRPVNTDYSADGMAFFLGHYPSGIPLGSYGGNLGLFNGRNNKNATGSDRIVAVEFDTFRNLRVDDDDNHVGIDVNSIVSVVSTSPDKKLTLGTTMTAEISYENSTEKLSVILWISETSYRINTSIDMKLCLPEEVAIGFSASTGSSIEVHRVLSWSFNSTLAGKSSSTLLPGAAPETVSSKSQGKVQATIAFSVAIFSVLVCSFMGFLLRKQRVWKKANQTSDGEFEDENDKAEFEKGVGPRRYHYSELAAATGNFAEEKKLGRGGFGHVYQGCLRIDDKDRHVAIKKLSSESSVQGRKEFEAEIKIISRLRHRNLVQLIGWCDSCKGLLIVYELVSEGSLDKHIYNRGGLLKWPERYNIIIGLGSALRYLHSEWEQSIVHGDIKPSNIMLDASYNTKLGDFGLARLVDHGAKSETTKVVMGTAGYIDPELVNTRRPSTGSDVYSFGIVLLEVVSGRHPVAESEDKFFVLLRWVWDLHSKNTILEVVDKRLRGGAEMDERQMERVLVVGLWCAHPDRSERPSMAQAMHVLQSEDAKLPELRPQMYRAEPVLAMLDLEHGYTDLSVWTSSSGCTAVGSDA; encoded by the exons atgagtTCTCACCACTTTGTAATCATGGTGTTTAGCTTCTGCTCCTTACTGTTTTCCATTCATGTCCCTTTTGCTACCTCACTCTCCTTCAGCTTCAACTTCTCCGATCCTGGCTCCTACTGCGCCCCAGATGCGGATATTGCCTGCGCTGGCGATGCCTTCTTCCACGCCCCTTTCATGGAGCTGACCATGAACGATATCAGTGAAGGCAACAACCACAGCATCGGTCGCGTATGGTACGCGCAGCCGGTGCCGCTCTGGGACAAGGCCACCGGTGAGGTGGCCAGCTTTAACACTTCTTTCTCCTTCCAAATTAGGCCGGTCAACACGGATTACAGCGCCGATGGGATGGCCTTCTTCCTTGGGCACTACCCGTCGGGCATCCCTCTGGGGAGCTATGGTGGGAATCTGGGACTTTTCAATGGCAGGAACAACAAGAATGCAACCGGTAGTGACCGTATTGTGGCGGTCGAGTTTGACACCTTCAGGAACCTGCGAGTGGACGACGATGACAACCATGTCGGTATCGATGTCAACTCCATTGTTTCGGTTGTGTCGACCTCACCTGATAAGAAACTTACACTAGGTACCACAATGACCGCGGAGATCAGCTATGAGAATAGCACAGAGAAATTGTCAGTTATTCTCTGGATCAGTGAAACCTCATACCGAATCAACACAAGTATTGACATGAAACTATGCTTGCCAGAGGAGGTGGCAATTGGCTTCTCAGCGTCTACTGGTAGCTCCATCGAGGTACACCGGGTTCTATCATGGTCATTCAACTCAACCCTAGCAGGTAAGAGTTCGTCAACATTGCTACCAGGAGCAGCTCCTGAAACTGTGAGCTCCAAATCACAAGGAAAAGTACAGGCTACTATAGCATTTTCAGTTGCAATATTTTCTGTGTTGGTGTGTTCTTTCATGGGTTTTCTTCTACGGAAGCAACGAGTGTGGAAGAAAGCAAATCAAACCTCCGATGGTGAGTTTGAAGATGAAAATGATAAGGCTGAATTCGAGAAAGGGGTTGGCCCTAGGAGGTACCATTATAGTGAGCTTGCTGCTGCGACAGGCAACTTTGCAGAAGAAAAGAAGCTAGGGAGAGGTGGATTCGGCCATGTTTACCAGGGCTGCCTGCGGATTGATGACAAGGATCGCCATGTTGCGATAAAGAAGCTCTCTTCTGAATCATCTGTTCAAGGGAGGAAGGAGTTTGAGGCTGAGATCAAGATCATAAGTCGGCTCAGGCATCGGAACCTTGTCCAGTTAATTGGGTGGTGTGACAGTTGCAAGGGGCTCTTGATTGTCTATGAGCTGGTATCCGAAGGAAGTCTTGACAAGCATATATATAATAGAGGCGGGCTGCTAAAATGGCCTGAAAG GTACAATATCATCATTGGCCTCGGCTCTGCTCTGCGCTATCTCCATTCAGAGTGGGAGCAGAGCATCGTGCACGGCGACATCAAGCCAAGCAACATCATGCTCGACGCATCATACAACACCAAGCTGGGGGACTTTGGCTTGGCAAGGCTCGTGGACCATGGAGCCAAGTCCGAGACAACCAAAGTCGTGATGGGAACCGCCGGATACATCGATCCTGAGCTTGTCAACACAAGAAGGCCGAGCACTGGGTCGGATGTGTACAGCTTCGGCATCGTCCTCCTGGAGGTGGTGTCTGGCCGGCACCCTGTGGCGGAGTCAGAGGACAAGTTCTTTGTGCTGCTGAGATGGGTCTGGGACCTGCACAGCAAGAACACTATACTTGAAGTGGTGGACAAGAGACTGAGGGGTGGTGCTGAGATGGACGAGCGGCAGATGGAGCGCGTGCTGGTCGTCGGGCTCTGGTGCGCTCACCCCGACCGGAGCGAGCGGCCGTCTATGGCACAGGCGATGCATGTCCTGCAGTCCGAGGATGCCAAGCTGCCGGAGCTTCGGCCGCAGATGTACAGGGCTGAGCCTGTTCTTGCCATGTTGGACTTGGAACATGGTTACACCGATCTGTCGGTGTGGACGTCCTCCAGTGGCTGCACTGCAGTTGGTTCTGATGCATAA
- the LOC125509107 gene encoding cytochrome B5-like protein, whose protein sequence is MEIIILISLVVLLVLGALFVIPRSKNKGEGKDARSAGNGTTSTSYSKKEVSTHNTRKDCWIIIKDKVYDVTPYVEEHPGGDAILNNAGGDSTEGFFGPQHGTRVFDIIEDFCIGKLED, encoded by the exons ATGGAAATTATCATCCTCATCTCACTTGTTGTGCTTCTTGTACTGGGAGCACTCTTTGTTATCCCAAGATCCAAAAACAAAG GTGAAGGAAAGGATGCACGTTCAGCCGGAAATGGAACG ACATCTACGAGCTATTCAAAGAAAGAGGTGTCAACACACAACACAAGGAAGGATTGTTGGATCATAATCAAGGACAAG GTTTACGATGTAACTCCATACGTGGAGGAACATCCAGGTGGTGATGCCATTCTAAACAATGCTGGTGGCGATTCGACAGAGGGATTTTTCGG CCCGCAGCATGGCACACGAGTCTTCGACATCATCGAGGATTTCTGCATCGGCAAATTGGAAGACTGA
- the LOC125509105 gene encoding transcription factor WRKY19-like isoform X1: MEAVHEGNGGGSGLVVTELSHIKELVKQLDVHLGGSPDLCKLLAQQIFAVTERSIGMIRSGHFNGPKRSAAGAGLDSPPLSATPSPLSGVSNTPSPLSGVSNTPFKLNKKRKTSEKGGRQIRVSSAGEGADAPVDDGRSWRKYGQKEILGAQHPRAYYRCTYQKTQGCAATKQVQRADDDPALFDVIYHGEHTCVHKTAAAAAGMVQPAGKNPDAESLLQSLSSNLTVKTEGLTAAGAQGWSATTPFSFSSPAVSGMTPPEQQHHPFSTPSTPENCFVSMPTSLEPSPATSGSNHMCMTPFHAQSELQTMVSALVEATSMPPADTEEAAFSYWGFDDSALDVNILDEDVDNFDISAFFA, translated from the exons ATGGAGGCCGTGCATGAGGGCAATGGAGGAGGGAGCGGCCTGGTGGTGACGGAGCTGAGCCACATCAAGGAGCTGGTGAAGCAGCTGGACGTGCACCTGGGGGGCTCGCCCGACCTCTGCAAGCTGCTCGCCCAGCAGATCTTCGCCGTCACCGAGCGGTCCATCGGCATGATCAGGTCCGGCCACTTCAACGGCCCCAAGCGCTCGGCCGCCGGCGCCGGCCTCGACTCGCCGCCGCTCTCCGCCACGCCCAGCCCCCTCAGCGGCGTCTCCAACACGCCCAGCCCCCTCAGCGGCGTCTCCAACACGCCCTTCAAGCTCAACAAGAAGAG GAAGACGTCGGAGAAAGGGGGGCGTCAGATCAGGGTGAGCTCGGCCGGAGAAGGGGCGGACGCCCCGGTCGACGACGGCCGCAGCTGGAGGAAGTACGGCCAGAAGGAGATCCTCGGAGCCCAGCACCCGAG GGCATACTACCGTTGCACGTACCAGAAGACCCAGGGATGCGCGGCGACGAAGCAGGTGCAGCGCGCCGACGACGACCCGGCGCTCTTCGACGTGATCTACCACGGCGAGCACACCTGCGTTCacaagacggcggcggcggcggcgggcatGGTGCAGCCGGCCGGCAAGAACCCGGACGCGGAAAGCCTTCTGCAGAGCCTGAGCTCGAACCTGACGGTGAAGACGGAGGGGCTCACGGCGGCGGGAGCGCAGGGCTGGAGCGCCACCACGCCCTTCAGCTTCTCCTCGCCGGCCGTGAGCGGCATGACGCCGCCGGAGCAGCAGCACCACCCGTTCTCCACGCCGTCGACGCCGGAGAACTGCTTCGTGTCGATGCCCACGTCGCTCGAACCCTCGCCGGCGACCTCGGGCTCGAACCACATGTGCATGACCCCGTTCCATGCGCAGTCCGAGCTCCAAACAATGGTGTCTGCGCTCGTGGAGGCGACGAGCATGCCGCCGGCCGACACGGAGGAGGCCGCCTTCTCCTACTGGGGCTTCGACGACTCTGCCTTGGACGTTAACATCCTCGACGAGGACGTTGACAACTTCGATATTTCTGCCTTCTTCGCATGA
- the LOC125509105 gene encoding transcription factor WRKY19-like isoform X2, translating to MEAVHEGNGGGSGLVVTELSHIKELVKQLDVHLGGSPDLCKLLAQQIFAVTERSIGMIRSGHFNGPKRSAAGAGLDSPPLSATPSPLSGVSNTPFKLNKKRKTSEKGGRQIRVSSAGEGADAPVDDGRSWRKYGQKEILGAQHPRAYYRCTYQKTQGCAATKQVQRADDDPALFDVIYHGEHTCVHKTAAAAAGMVQPAGKNPDAESLLQSLSSNLTVKTEGLTAAGAQGWSATTPFSFSSPAVSGMTPPEQQHHPFSTPSTPENCFVSMPTSLEPSPATSGSNHMCMTPFHAQSELQTMVSALVEATSMPPADTEEAAFSYWGFDDSALDVNILDEDVDNFDISAFFA from the exons ATGGAGGCCGTGCATGAGGGCAATGGAGGAGGGAGCGGCCTGGTGGTGACGGAGCTGAGCCACATCAAGGAGCTGGTGAAGCAGCTGGACGTGCACCTGGGGGGCTCGCCCGACCTCTGCAAGCTGCTCGCCCAGCAGATCTTCGCCGTCACCGAGCGGTCCATCGGCATGATCAGGTCCGGCCACTTCAACGGCCCCAAGCGCTCGGCCGCCGGCGCCGGCCTCGACTCGCCGCCGCTCTCCGC CACGCCCAGCCCCCTCAGCGGCGTCTCCAACACGCCCTTCAAGCTCAACAAGAAGAG GAAGACGTCGGAGAAAGGGGGGCGTCAGATCAGGGTGAGCTCGGCCGGAGAAGGGGCGGACGCCCCGGTCGACGACGGCCGCAGCTGGAGGAAGTACGGCCAGAAGGAGATCCTCGGAGCCCAGCACCCGAG GGCATACTACCGTTGCACGTACCAGAAGACCCAGGGATGCGCGGCGACGAAGCAGGTGCAGCGCGCCGACGACGACCCGGCGCTCTTCGACGTGATCTACCACGGCGAGCACACCTGCGTTCacaagacggcggcggcggcggcgggcatGGTGCAGCCGGCCGGCAAGAACCCGGACGCGGAAAGCCTTCTGCAGAGCCTGAGCTCGAACCTGACGGTGAAGACGGAGGGGCTCACGGCGGCGGGAGCGCAGGGCTGGAGCGCCACCACGCCCTTCAGCTTCTCCTCGCCGGCCGTGAGCGGCATGACGCCGCCGGAGCAGCAGCACCACCCGTTCTCCACGCCGTCGACGCCGGAGAACTGCTTCGTGTCGATGCCCACGTCGCTCGAACCCTCGCCGGCGACCTCGGGCTCGAACCACATGTGCATGACCCCGTTCCATGCGCAGTCCGAGCTCCAAACAATGGTGTCTGCGCTCGTGGAGGCGACGAGCATGCCGCCGGCCGACACGGAGGAGGCCGCCTTCTCCTACTGGGGCTTCGACGACTCTGCCTTGGACGTTAACATCCTCGACGAGGACGTTGACAACTTCGATATTTCTGCCTTCTTCGCATGA